The nucleotide sequence TCGACAATCCGTCCTTTGTGGCCAAAGCTCCGCCGGCGGTGGTGGAAGAACAGCGACGCAAAGAAGTGGATTATGCGGCGCGTCGACAGCGCGTTCAGGCCCGGCTCGAGTCGCTGAAGCGCATGATCTGAACCGAAGTTTGGTGGCTCCGGGTACGGGTTCGACATAAGATGAAGAGGGATGATGGGTCGGTGGGGCCGCGGGGAAATGGCCAGGATGTCCAGAACTGGTTGCAAGGGTTGAAGCGCTTTGGGATCCGTCCGGGTCTTGAGAGGATGCGGTGGATGCTGGATCGTTTGGGTCACCCGGAGCGGGGGTTGCGGTTTTTACACGTGGCGGGGACCAACGGCAAAGGCTCCACCTGTGCCTTTCTGGAGTCCATTTTGGACTCGGCGGGGTACCGCGTGGGGATGTTTATTTCCCCGCCCCTGCAGGGGGAGCGAAGCCGGGTGAGCCTGGGCGGTGGAGCGATTCCGGAGGATTCGCTCATTCGGTATCTGCGAATGCTGCAGCCCCTGGCCGGGGAGCTAGAACAGCGAGAAAATCTTGGCGGACTCACTCATTTTGAAGTGTGGACCCTCGTGGCCCTGCTGTATTTTGACCAAACCCGGCCAGATGTGGTGGTCTGGGAAACGGGACTCGGCGGCCGGCTCGATTCCACCAATGTCGTGGTGCCCGAGGCAGCGGTCATCACCCAGGTGGGATTCGATCATATGGGGGTTCTTGGGCACACTATTAAACAAATCGCAACGGAAAAGGCTGGCATCATCAAGGAGCGGGTACCGGTCTTCACCACGGCGAATGGGATCGCCCTCCGGGTGATCGATGAAGTGGCGGCCGGCGTAAACAGTGCGGTATGGGCCGTGGA is from Kyrpidia tusciae DSM 2912 and encodes:
- a CDS encoding bifunctional folylpolyglutamate synthase/dihydrofolate synthase produces the protein MGPRGNGQDVQNWLQGLKRFGIRPGLERMRWMLDRLGHPERGLRFLHVAGTNGKGSTCAFLESILDSAGYRVGMFISPPLQGERSRVSLGGGAIPEDSLIRYLRMLQPLAGELEQRENLGGLTHFEVWTLVALLYFDQTRPDVVVWETGLGGRLDSTNVVVPEAAVITQVGFDHMGVLGHTIKQIATEKAGIIKERVPVFTTANGIALRVIDEVAAGVNSAVWAVDREWAVADRRVLRLGAGLPPEGQQFSWSGDGETISDLRIRLLGAHQCENAGVAVAVARYLDRSGVLSVPGSAIRRGLERTAWPGRLEVVGLSPLILLDGAHNPDGARRLAEALCEIRPGPWGLVVGVLADKDVDGILSALKDVAGWMIATAPDSPRAMDPDSLARRMRRVGVEVAAVCPNPLDALETAAAAVGSGGAVCVTGSLYTVMDVRPGAKLRVESQ